A single window of Nicoliella spurrieriana DNA harbors:
- the nhaC gene encoding Na+/H+ antiporter NhaC — protein MKNKKPELTLTESIIILIGILALMAVGIIGLHISPEVPILFGIMVLIFWAKWRGFSWDHINESFIVGIKSGILPLFIFLLIGSLIGLWIATGIIPTLMVYGFHLINVNWFLPSVFVICGAMGAVIGSAFTVCSTLGIAFMGIGLTLGVDPAMTAGAILSGAVFGDKASPLSVSTNVAASVVHANLIDHIKNLMWSTIPASIVAFIMYTFLGRHTGHANFASVNQTISVLQHHFIISPVALIPVFLLFICAWIKIPTIPTLFINLLVSGIMGLLRMPGLNLIKINNVIQNGFVSQTGDKRVDMLLTRGGIAGMMGTVALIFVALSIGGLLINLGIIKAIMVPLTSHLRSTASLIISVIITCLGVNFFIGEQFLSLILPGESFAKAFKEHNLAPVALSRALEDGGTALTYLIPWGVAGSFVTATLGVPTIAYLPFVFLSLFSPVFSILSAVTGFQIKHIHTPEKTTTK, from the coding sequence ATGAAAAATAAAAAACCAGAACTAACCTTAACTGAAAGCATTATTATTCTAATCGGAATCCTTGCCCTCATGGCAGTTGGAATCATTGGATTACATATCTCACCAGAAGTGCCCATCCTATTTGGCATCATGGTCTTAATTTTCTGGGCTAAGTGGCGTGGCTTTTCTTGGGATCACATTAACGAGAGTTTCATTGTTGGTATTAAATCAGGGATTTTACCACTATTTATCTTTTTATTAATTGGATCACTAATCGGACTTTGGATTGCTACCGGCATTATTCCAACCCTAATGGTTTACGGATTTCATTTAATCAACGTGAACTGGTTCCTCCCATCAGTGTTTGTAATCTGTGGTGCAATGGGCGCCGTAATTGGAAGTGCCTTTACAGTTTGTTCAACCCTCGGAATTGCATTCATGGGGATTGGTCTAACCTTAGGCGTGGATCCAGCAATGACTGCTGGTGCCATTTTATCGGGAGCCGTCTTCGGTGACAAAGCATCCCCACTCTCAGTCTCCACGAACGTAGCTGCTTCAGTCGTTCATGCTAATCTAATTGATCACATTAAAAACTTAATGTGGTCAACCATTCCAGCTAGTATCGTTGCATTTATCATGTACACGTTTTTAGGTCGGCATACCGGCCATGCTAACTTTGCTAGTGTGAACCAAACCATCAGTGTGTTACAACACCATTTTATCATTTCACCAGTTGCGCTAATTCCAGTCTTTTTATTGTTCATCTGTGCATGGATTAAGATTCCAACCATTCCGACCCTATTTATTAACCTATTGGTATCAGGAATCATGGGATTACTACGGATGCCTGGACTCAACCTCATTAAAATTAACAACGTAATTCAAAACGGATTCGTTTCACAAACCGGTGACAAGCGGGTAGATATGCTGTTGACCCGGGGTGGCATTGCTGGAATGATGGGGACCGTTGCTTTAATCTTTGTTGCCCTATCAATTGGGGGGCTCCTGATTAACCTAGGGATCATTAAAGCCATCATGGTCCCATTGACCAGTCACTTACGCTCCACCGCTTCGTTGATTATTTCGGTAATCATTACCTGTTTGGGAGTGAACTTCTTCATTGGAGAACAATTTCTTTCATTGATCTTGCCAGGTGAATCATTCGCAAAGGCATTTAAGGAGCATAATTTAGCCCCAGTTGCATTGAGCCGGGCACTAGAAGATGGTGGAACCGCATTAACGTACCTCATTCCATGGGGGGTTGCCGGAAGCTTCGTGACCGCTACTCTAGGGGTTCCAACCATTGCATACCTTCCATTTGTATTTCTAAGTTTATTTTCACCAGTCTTTTCCATTTTAAGTGCCGTAACCGGGTTTCAAATTAAGCACATTCATACCCCTGAAAAAACAACTACTAAGTAA
- a CDS encoding L-lactate dehydrogenase, whose translation MTRKVGVIGMGNVGAAVAHHMVVDGVADDLVLIDTNENKVQADATDFQDALSNLPEHTNITVNDYSALKDADVVVSAVGKISLQKDNKEHDRFIELPFTKNAVRDVSEKLKASGFHGVLIDITNPCDVITMMYQKFTGFPKHRVMGTGTLLDSSRMRRAVSSELHIDPRSVGGYNLGEHGNSQFTAWSTVKALGRPVEEVAKERNVDLADLDEVARAGGYTVYHGKHYTNYGIASAAVRLTKVILSDAHAELPVSNWNEEYQTYLSYPAIVGRDGVVEQDKLNLTDEEKKKLQASANYIKTRFDDTIASME comes from the coding sequence ATGACAAGAAAAGTAGGCGTAATTGGAATGGGGAACGTAGGTGCAGCCGTTGCCCATCATATGGTAGTAGATGGTGTGGCTGATGATTTGGTATTAATTGATACTAATGAAAACAAGGTCCAAGCAGATGCGACTGATTTTCAAGATGCGCTTTCTAACTTACCGGAACATACTAACATTACGGTGAATGATTATTCAGCATTAAAGGATGCTGACGTAGTTGTTTCAGCAGTTGGTAAAATTTCACTACAAAAGGATAATAAAGAACACGATCGGTTTATTGAACTGCCATTTACGAAGAATGCAGTTCGCGACGTAAGTGAAAAACTGAAAGCATCGGGATTTCATGGGGTATTAATCGATATTACTAATCCTTGTGATGTAATTACAATGATGTACCAAAAATTCACTGGGTTTCCTAAGCATCGGGTGATGGGAACCGGAACGTTGCTTGATTCATCACGAATGCGCCGTGCGGTTTCATCGGAATTACATATTGATCCCCGTTCGGTTGGTGGTTATAACCTTGGTGAACATGGGAATTCCCAATTTACCGCTTGGTCGACCGTTAAGGCGTTAGGCCGGCCAGTAGAAGAAGTTGCAAAGGAACGCAACGTGGATCTTGCTGATTTAGATGAGGTCGCAAGAGCCGGTGGATACACCGTTTACCATGGGAAACATTATACCAACTATGGGATTGCTTCTGCTGCAGTTCGATTGACCAAGGTTATCTTAAGTGATGCCCATGCTGAACTACCAGTTTCCAATTGGAATGAGGAATATCAAACCTACTTATCATACCCAGCAATTGTGGGGCGTGATGGTGTGGTGGAACAAGATAAATTGAATTTAACGGATGAAGAAAAGAAAAAATTGCAGGCATCTGCAAACTACATCAAGACGCGTTTTGATGACACCATTGCTAGCATGGAATAG
- a CDS encoding helix-turn-helix domain-containing protein, translated as MNSEERMVPKSDELKAIMKKKNLSNAELDSLMGVNVSTVCHFMNGKRGMSATTIGKLLNSLNLSSEDFNRLFIFNQSLPKGNGMIT; from the coding sequence ATGAATTCAGAAGAACGGATGGTTCCTAAAAGTGATGAATTAAAAGCAATAATGAAAAAGAAGAATTTATCCAATGCTGAATTGGATTCATTGATGGGAGTTAATGTATCAACGGTTTGTCATTTTATGAATGGTAAGAGAGGAATGTCAGCAACAACTATTGGCAAACTATTGAATTCTTTAAATCTTTCAAGCGAAGATTTTAACCGCTTATTTATTTTTAACCAATCGTTGCCAAAAGGGAATGGTATGATAACATAG
- a CDS encoding DDE-type integrase/transposase/recombinase: MPKRPNLIKKLTRSKSVWRADITYLELKPGTWVYLGTAFDDQSSNVLAYKISKSMTSELVKSTIIDALRDKKYLHSDMGSQYTISQFEKVLKVNHIRQSYSKKGNPYDSPIEAISIVTQT; this comes from the coding sequence ATGCCCAAACGACCTAATTTAATTAAAAAGTTAACCCGTTCTAAATCAGTTTGGCGAGCAGATATTACTTATCTAGAGCTTAAACCAGGAACATGGGTTTATTTAGGTACGGCCTTTGATGACCAGTCTTCTAACGTGTTAGCTTACAAAATTTCTAAGTCAATGACGAGTGAGTTAGTTAAATCAACTATTATTGATGCACTTAGGGACAAAAAATATTTACATTCAGATATGGGCAGTCAATATACGATTTCTCAATTTGAGAAGGTCCTTAAAGTCAATCATATCCGCCAATCTTATTCTAAGAAGGGCAATCCATACGATAGTCCCATTGAAGCCATTTCAATCGTTACTCAAACGTGA
- a CDS encoding NAD(P)-dependent oxidoreductase, with translation MNIAVMGATTLTGNAIMRQGTQTGNQMTAIDDDADKAIQLFGQTTPLIAGDPMELIKEQLEHFDVIIDAYLPKPEQAYRQVDLATKLVAMFRETHAPKLIFILGANSLLTGHRYEHLLMQDLKNVPMMNPYLPLFNEQLNEYLFLRTIKDVNWLGISPAIDVYEGPVTKYQVGANHVLRNSAGQSRISYATLGKAVIDEVEKPAHHMARFTVAEE, from the coding sequence ATGAACATTGCAGTGATGGGGGCAACCACCCTAACGGGAAATGCAATCATGCGCCAGGGAACCCAAACCGGGAATCAAATGACGGCAATTGATGATGATGCTGATAAGGCAATTCAATTATTTGGGCAGACCACACCGTTAATTGCTGGTGATCCAATGGAACTAATTAAGGAACAATTAGAACATTTTGATGTAATTATTGATGCCTATTTACCGAAACCGGAGCAAGCATATCGACAAGTTGATTTAGCCACTAAGTTAGTGGCGATGTTTCGTGAAACGCATGCACCAAAATTAATTTTTATCTTGGGTGCTAATAGTCTGTTGACGGGGCATCGTTATGAACACTTGTTAATGCAGGACTTAAAAAACGTGCCCATGATGAATCCGTACCTACCGTTATTCAATGAACAATTGAACGAGTATCTTTTTTTACGGACAATTAAAGACGTGAATTGGCTGGGTATTTCACCGGCAATTGATGTTTATGAAGGTCCGGTAACTAAATATCAAGTGGGAGCGAACCATGTCTTACGGAATAGTGCTGGGCAATCACGGATTTCATATGCAACGTTAGGCAAAGCCGTGATTGATGAGGTTGAAAAACCTGCTCACCATATGGCTAGATTTACGGTGGCAGAGGAATAG
- a CDS encoding Lreu_0056 family protein — protein MNNNMGRLTLIALLLVGLPLTGLTNNDVIASANGTDRVTTKKIGIMVALKQKYGYMNNQFIHFWSYYNKTKFTKKLRGDHWLTVNGDGTADTYFKVHGNLVTYHSLEPTKNGGVAGAKVLTHHTTVSNLKKHYYGNHKQRSKVNRYDRIIKNSTW, from the coding sequence TTGAATAATAATATGGGGCGATTAACGTTGATTGCGCTTTTGTTGGTGGGGCTTCCATTGACCGGATTAACCAATAATGATGTGATTGCATCAGCAAACGGGACTGATCGTGTTACCACTAAAAAGATTGGCATTATGGTTGCGTTAAAACAAAAATATGGTTACATGAATAATCAATTTATTCACTTTTGGAGTTACTATAACAAGACCAAGTTTACTAAAAAGCTCCGCGGTGATCATTGGCTAACGGTTAATGGTGATGGGACTGCTGATACCTATTTTAAGGTGCATGGTAATCTAGTGACTTATCATTCTTTGGAACCGACTAAAAATGGTGGAGTTGCTGGAGCTAAAGTGCTTACCCACCATACAACCGTAAGTAATTTGAAGAAGCATTACTATGGAAATCATAAACAGCGATCAAAGGTAAATCGCTACGACCGAATAATTAAGAATAGTACTTGGTAG
- a CDS encoding IS3 family transposase — MRAIGLPRRTYYNWKHYQASSRRKKDEVIKPKINEIWQNNYKVYGAPHLRVSLRTTCGIKIGTWRVKRLMNELNIHSLMIRRFKKQGTQVDYAQTT; from the coding sequence TTGAGAGCAATCGGGCTGCCGCGGCGAACCTACTATAACTGGAAGCATTATCAGGCGAGTAGTCGCCGCAAGAAAGACGAAGTAATTAAGCCTAAAATTAATGAAATTTGGCAAAATAACTATAAAGTTTATGGCGCACCGCATTTACGTGTTTCCCTGAGGACAACTTGTGGAATCAAGATTGGGACGTGGAGAGTAAAACGATTAATGAATGAATTAAATATTCACTCGTTAATGATTAGACGGTTTAAGAAACAAGGTACGCAAGTTGATTATGCCCAAACGACCTAA
- a CDS encoding DsbA family protein, whose amino-acid sequence MAEIPINDHDTLNLGNPNAPHQLTVVMNLSCRYCKQWWRRNFKTIQSAMDAGRLALHIKFWTVNKPALLIGNIAHQFIDFKHPEMAFEFVKKLIQNQNDFKRYSVEAVPKYLQSEYGVVTHNDDSDIINTTLELKSAGVRGIPTIIIDGNWHDSYHYRLPEL is encoded by the coding sequence ATGGCTGAAATACCAATTAATGATCATGACACGTTGAATTTAGGCAATCCAAATGCACCGCACCAACTAACGGTGGTGATGAATTTAAGTTGTCGTTATTGTAAACAGTGGTGGCGCCGCAATTTCAAAACGATTCAAAGCGCCATGGATGCTGGACGGTTAGCTTTGCACATCAAGTTTTGGACTGTTAATAAACCGGCGTTGCTAATTGGCAACATTGCTCACCAATTCATTGATTTTAAGCATCCGGAGATGGCTTTTGAATTTGTAAAAAAATTAATTCAAAATCAAAATGATTTCAAACGCTATTCAGTAGAAGCAGTTCCCAAATATTTACAATCTGAATATGGGGTCGTAACGCACAATGATGATTCCGACATTATAAATACGACCCTCGAATTAAAAAGCGCTGGCGTCCGTGGAATTCCTACGATTATCATTGATGGCAATTGGCATGATAGTTATCACTATCGGTTACCTGAGTTATAA
- a CDS encoding NADH:flavin oxidoreductase/NADH oxidase: MSLLLSPVKIANLELNNRVVMSPMCMYSVQKRDGVLEPFHFVHYGARALAKVGMVITEATAVLPNGRISDRDLGLWNEEQADKLSELVDWLHSFGTKVGVQLNHAGRKAEDAEIVSAPSLLQYSADYSKPHELDRPEIKEIKAAFVKAAERAQRAGVDMLEIHGAHGYLLDQFLSALTNHRTDEYGGSLKNRYRLVHEIVTEIRARFNGSLWIRLSLTDYDETGVQNTIDDWKQVGKWLEADGIDLIDVSTGGLINKAPNLPVHDGYQTPFATELKAAVSIPVSTVGLLDNPGLCEYILQNHQADLILEGRALLRNTNWLSDAAKQLHDHDFKAYNGSYQRGQK, translated from the coding sequence TTGAGTTTATTATTATCACCAGTAAAGATTGCTAATCTAGAGTTGAATAACCGGGTAGTAATGTCACCAATGTGCATGTATTCTGTTCAAAAAAGGGATGGAGTGTTAGAACCGTTTCACTTCGTTCACTATGGCGCCAGAGCACTTGCAAAGGTGGGGATGGTGATTACTGAAGCCACCGCTGTGTTACCAAATGGCAGAATTTCGGACAGGGACCTGGGGCTTTGGAATGAAGAACAGGCTGATAAGTTATCAGAATTAGTGGATTGGCTGCATTCGTTTGGTACGAAGGTCGGGGTGCAATTAAACCATGCTGGACGGAAGGCTGAGGATGCTGAAATTGTTTCTGCACCCAGTCTACTGCAATACAGCGCTGACTATTCCAAACCACATGAATTAGACCGCCCTGAAATTAAGGAAATTAAAGCTGCGTTTGTGAAGGCTGCTGAGCGGGCACAGCGGGCCGGGGTTGATATGCTTGAAATTCATGGGGCACATGGCTACCTATTAGATCAATTTCTTTCTGCCTTGACCAATCACCGGACCGATGAATATGGTGGCTCACTTAAAAATCGCTACCGGTTAGTTCATGAAATCGTTACTGAAATCAGAGCACGATTTAACGGCTCGTTATGGATTCGCTTGTCTCTGACTGACTATGATGAGACCGGAGTGCAGAACACAATCGATGATTGGAAACAAGTTGGCAAGTGGCTTGAAGCTGATGGGATTGATTTAATCGATGTCTCCACGGGTGGTCTGATTAATAAAGCCCCAAATTTGCCGGTTCATGATGGCTATCAAACTCCGTTTGCCACTGAATTGAAAGCTGCGGTTTCGATTCCAGTATCGACGGTGGGGTTATTAGATAATCCTGGACTATGTGAATATATTTTACAAAATCATCAGGCTGATTTAATTCTTGAGGGCCGGGCATTACTCAGAAATACCAATTGGCTAAGTGACGCTGCTAAGCAGCTACATGATCATGATTTTAAGGCCTATAATGGTTCTTATCAACGAGGACAAAAGTAG
- a CDS encoding helix-turn-helix domain-containing protein translates to MEFGEKLKQLRKDNGYGVNQLAIQSGVSASQISRIENNKRKPKIDTLRKLAKGLRIPEGDMFKLAGISNDEQLNDKLSFDIEEALDNDDYMTYGGRPLTDDEKKLLTKILRDD, encoded by the coding sequence ATGGAATTTGGTGAAAAGCTGAAACAGCTTAGAAAAGACAATGGATATGGGGTTAATCAATTAGCTATCCAGTCTGGCGTAAGTGCCTCTCAAATATCTAGAATTGAAAATAACAAAAGAAAGCCTAAAATTGATACTCTTAGAAAATTGGCTAAAGGTTTAAGAATTCCAGAAGGTGATATGTTCAAACTTGCAGGAATTAGTAATGATGAACAACTAAACGACAAATTATCATTTGATATTGAAGAAGCCTTAGATAATGATGACTATATGACCTATGGTGGTCGTCCACTTACTGATGATGAAAAGAAGTTGCTAACCAAGATACTGCGAGATGATTAA
- a CDS encoding IS3 family transposase, whose translation MKPFQSLLKREFALLTRFNSYEYVVVRTSNYIHWYNTNRISIKV comes from the coding sequence TTGAAGCCATTTCAATCGTTACTCAAACGTGAGTTTGCCCTTTTGACCCGTTTCAATAGTTATGAATATGTAGTAGTTAGAACATCGAACTATATTCACTGGTACAATACGAATCGAATCAGCATTAAAGTTTAA